In Doryrhamphus excisus isolate RoL2022-K1 chromosome 7, RoL_Dexc_1.0, whole genome shotgun sequence, one genomic interval encodes:
- the col1a1b gene encoding collagen, type I, alpha 1b isoform X2: protein MCDEVICEDSSDCADPIIPDGECCPICPDQGPQMPGEKGDDGPKGDRGPMGPPGNDGIPGQPGLPGPPGPPGPPGLGGNFSPQMSYVDHSKASGGPPMPGPMGPMGPRGPPGPPGSSGPQGFTGPPGEPGEPGASGPMGARGPAGPPGKNGDDGEAGKAGRPGERGAPGLQGTRGFPGTPGLPGIKGHRGFSGLDGAKGDAGPAGPKGEAGATGENGIPGAMGARGLPGERGRPGPAGPAGARGNDGNAGPAGPPGPTGPAGPPGFPGGAGVKGETGPQGGRGSDGPQGARGEPGNPGPQGAAGPAGAPGSDGQPGAKGATGPAGIAGAPGFPGARGPAGGQGAIGAPGPKGNNGDPGPSGPKGEPGTKGETGPAGVQGLPGPSGEEGKRGPRGEPGVGGPRGPPGERGAPGARGFPGADGAAGGKGAPGERGATGPMGPQGATGEAGAPGAPGAPGSKGMTGSPGSTGADGKAGPAGPSGQDGRPGPAGPAGARGQPGVMGFPGPKGVAGDNGKAGEKGPSGAVGPVGAPGKDGDVGAPGPSGPAGPAGEKGEIGSAGPPGFQGLPGPQGATGETGKPGEQGVAGEVGPHGPSGPRGDRGFPGERGAPGLAGPSGPRGAPGPSGNDGPKGEPGAAGANGAAGSPGMQGMPGERGASGLPGVKGERGDAGVKGADGAVGKDGIRGMTGAIGPPGPPGAQGEKGEPGPVGSVGPTGPRGSPGERGEAGPAGPAGFAGPPGADGQAGAKGETGDTGPKGDAGAPGPGGPVGAAGPQGPPGPAGAKGARGGAGPPGATGFPGPAGRVGPAGPSGAAGAPGPAGPVGKDGARGARGETGPAGRAGEPGAAGLAGPAGERGSPGSDGAPGAAGLPGPQGIGGQRGIVGLPGLRGERGFAGLPGPAGEPGKQGPGGPVGERGAPGPAGPPGLAGAPGEAGREGSQGHDGAPGRDGAAGPKGNRGEAGVAGPPGPPGAPGAPGAVGPSGKTGDRGEPGPAGPAGPSGASGARGPAGPAGAKGDRGEAGEAGERGHKGHRGFTGMSGLPGPSGVAGERGPAGASGPAGPRGPAGSNGSPGKDGMNGIPGPIGPPGPRGRNGEMGPAGPAGPPGPPGPPGAPGGGFDFISQPIQEKAPDPFRGGHYRADDPNVLRDRDMEVDSTLESLTSRIEKLRSPDGTQKSPARMCRDLRMCHPEWKSGTYWVDPNQGSSLDAIKVHCNMETGETCIYPSQSTIPMKNWYRSKNPREKKHVWFSESMTGGFQFQYGSDGADSEDVSIQMTFMRLMANQASQNITYHCKNSIAYMDSASGNLKKALLLQGSNDVEIRAEGNSRFTYSVNEDGCTSHTGSWGKTVIDYKTSKTSRLPIIDIAPMDVGAPDQEFGVEVGPVCFL, encoded by the exons ATGTGCGACGAGGTCATCTGCGAGGACTCTTCCGACTGCGCCGACCCCATCATCCCAGACGGGGAGTGCTGCCCCATCTGCCCCGACCAAG GACCCCAGATGCCCGGCGAG AAGGGAGATGACGGTCCCAAGGGAGACAGG GGTCCCATGGGTCCTCCTGGCAACGATGGAATCCCTGGACAGCCTGGCCTTCCCGGACCACCCGGCCCCCCTGGGCCCCCTGGCCTTGGCGGA AACTTCTCTCCTCAAATGAGCTACGTGGACCATTCCAAGGCCAGCGGTGGCCCCCCCATGCCCGGCCCCATG GGCCCAATGGGTCCCCGTGGTCCTCCCGGACCCCCTGGCTCCTCT GGTCCTCAGGGTTTCACTGGCCCTCCCGGAGAGCCTGGTGAGCCCGGCGCTTCT GGTCCCATGGGTGCCCGTGGTCCCGCTGGCCCCCCTGGAAAGAACGGAGATGAT GGTGAGGCTGGCAAAGCTGGACGTCCTGGCGAGCGTGGAGCCCCTGGCCTGCAG GGTACCCGTGGATTCCCCGGAACCCCCGGACTTCCCGGCATCAAGGGACACAGA GGTTTCAGTGGTCTGGATGGAGCCAAGGGAGATGCTGGACCCGCTGGACCCAAG GGAGAGGCTGGTGCCACTGGTGAGAACGGAATCCCCGGAGCCATG GGTGCTCGTGGTCTTCCTGGTGAGAGAGGACGTCCCGGCCCTGCCGGCCCTGCT GGTGCTCGCGGTAACGATGGCAACGCTGGCCCTGCCGGACCCCCT GGACCTACTGGACCTGCCGGCCCCCCTGGATTCCCCGGTGGTGCTGGTGTGAAG GGAGAGACTGGTCCCCAAGGAGGCCGTGGATCCGATGGACCTCAGGGAGCCCGTGGTGAGCCTGGTAACCCTGGACCCCAGGGAGCTGCCGGACCTGCC GGTGCCCCAGGATCTGATGGCCAGCCTGGTGCCAAGGGTGCAACT GGTCCTGCTGGTATTGCTGGTGCTCCCGGTTTCCCTGGTGCTCGTGGTCCTGCTGGAGGTCAGGGTGCCATTGGTGCTCCTGGTCCCAAGGGTAACAAC GGTGACCCAGGTCCCTCTGGACCCAAAGGAGAGCCCGGTACCAAGGGAGAGACT GGCCCCGCTGGAGTTCAGGGACTTCCTGGCCCCTCTGGCGAGGAAGGCAAGAGAGGACCTCGCGGAGAGCCCGGTGTCGGTGGACCCCGTGGACCTCCTGGAGAGCGT GGTGCTCCTGGTGCTCGTGGTTTCCCTGGAGCTGATGGAGCCGCCGGTGGCAAG GGAGCCCCCGGTGAGCGCGGTGCCACCGGACCAATGGGACCTCAGGGAGCCACTGGTGAAGCTGGAGCTCCTGGTGCCCCCGGTGCCCCTGGATCCAAG GGTATGACTGGTAGCCCCGGAAGCACTGGCGCTGACGGCAAAGCCGGACCTGCT GGTCCTTCTGGACAAGATGGACGCCCCGGACCCGCTGGCCCCGCTGGAGCCAGAGGACAGCCCGGAGTCATGGGATTCCCCGGACCCAAGGGAGTCGCT GGTGACAACGGCAAGGCTGGCGAGAAAGGTCCCTCTGGCGCTGTGGGCCCCGTG GGTGCCCCCGGCAAAGATGGTGACGTCGGTGCTCCTGGACCTTCTGGCCCTGCT GGacctgctggagagaagggagaGATTGGTTCCGCCGGACCTCCCGGATTCCAG GGTCTTCCTGGACCCCAAGGTGCTACTGGTGAGACTGGCAAGCCTGGTGAGCAG GGTGTTGCTGGTGAGGTTGGACCTCATGGCCCATCCGGACCAAGA GGTGACAGAGGTTTCCCTGGTGAGCGTGGTGCTCCTGGCCTCGCTGGCCCAAGCGGACCCCGCGGGGCTCCTGGCCCCTCTGGTAACGATGGACCTAAG GGAGAGCCCGGTGCTGCCGGTGCCAACGGTGCTGCTGGAAGTCCCGGTATGCAGGGAATGCCCGGCGAGCGCGGAGCTTCAGGTCTTCCTGGCGTGAAGGGAGAACGA GGCGATGCCGGCGTCAAGGGAGCCGATGGTGCCGTCGGCAAAGACGGTATCCGTGGTATGACTGGTGCTATTGGACCCCCCGGACCCCCTGGTGCTCAGGGTGAGAAG GGTGAGCCCGGCCCCGTTGGATCTGTTGGACCCACCGGTCCCCGCGGTTCCCCT GGTGAGCGTGGAGAGGCTGGACCCGCCGGACCTGCTGGATTTGCCGGACCCCCT GGTGCTGATGGTCAGGCTGGTGCCAAGGGAGAGACTGGTGACACCGGACCCAAGGGAGACGCTGGAGCTCCTGGACCCGGCGGACCCGTCGGAGCTGCTGGACCTCAG GGACCTCCTGGTCCTGCTGGAGCCAAGGGCGCTCGTGGTGGTGCTGGACCTCCT GGTGCTACTGGTTTCCCTGGACCCGCTGGCAGAGTTGGACCCGCTGGCCCCTCT GGAGCTGCCGGAGCCCCCGGACCCGCAGGACCTGTTGGCAAAGATGGCGCAAGGGGAGCTCGTGGTGAGACTGGTCCCGCCGGTCGTGCCGGAGAGCCTGGTGCTGCTGGACTTGCCGGACCTGCTGGTGAGAGAGGATCCCCTGGTTCTGATGGAGCCCCT GGTGCCGCCGGTCTTCCCGGACCCCAAGGTATCGGTGGACAGCGTGGTATTGTGGGTCTCCCTGGACTGCGTGGAGAGCGTGGTTTCGCTGGTCTTCCCGGCCCTGCT GGTGAGCCTGGCAAGCAGGGACCCGGTGGACCCGTTGGAGAGCGTGGAGCCCCCGGACCTGCTGGACCTCCTGGACTGGCTGGTGCTCCCGGAGAGGCTGGTCGCGAG GGATCTCAGGGACACGATGGTGCACCCGGTCGCGACGGAGCCGCCGGCCCCAAG GGAAACCGTGGTGAGGCTGGTGTTGCCGGACCCCCTGGTCCTCCTGGTGCTCCCGGAGCCCCCGGCGCTGTTGGCCCCTCTGGCAAGACTGGCGATCGTGGAGAGCCT GGTCCCGCTGGTCCCGCTGGTCCTTCTGGTGCCTCTGGCGCTCGTGGTCCCGCC GGCCCCGCCGGAGCCAAGGGAGACCGAGGAGAGGCCGGTGAGGCCGGAGAGAGAGGACACAAGGGACACAGAGGATTCACCGGCATGAGTGGTCTGCCCGGACCTTCT ggAGTTGCTGGAGAGAGAGGACCCGCTGGAGCCTCTGGACCCGCCGGACCAAGA GGACCTGCTGGATCTAACGGTTCCCCTGGTAAGGATGGCATGAACGGTATTCCCGGACCCATTGGACCTCCTGGACCTCGTGGTCGCAATGGAGAGATGGGACCTGCT GGTCCTGCTGGACCTCCCGGACCTCCCGGACCCCCTGGTGCTCCCGGCGGTGGATTCGACTTCATCAGCCAGCCCATTCAGGAGAAGGCCCCCGATCCCTTCCGCGGCGGTCACTACCGCGCCGACGACCCCAACGTGCTGCGCGATCGCGACATGGAGGTGGACTCCACTCTGGAGTCTCTAACCAGCAGGATCGAGAAGCTCCGCAGCCCCGACGGCACCCAGAAGAGCCCCGCCCGCATGTGCCGTGACCTGAGGATGTGCCACCCCGAGTGGAAGAGCG GCACCTACTGGGTGGACCCCAACCAGGGCTCCTCTCTGGACGCCATCAAGGTCCACTGCAACATGGAGACCGGCGAGACCTGCATCTACCCCAGCCAGTCCACCATCCCCATGAAGAACTGGTACCGCAGCAAGAACCCCAGAGAGAAGAAGCACGTCTGGTTCAGCGAGTCCATGACCGGTGGATTCCAG TTCCAGTATGGCAGCGATGGAGCTGATTCCGAGGATGTCAGCATCCAGATGACCTTCATGCGCCTGATGGCCAACCAGGCCTCCCAGAACATCACGTACCACTGCAAGAACAGCATCGCCTACATGGACTCGGCCTCCGGGAACCTCAAGAAGGCCCTGCTCCTCCAGGGCTCCAACGACGTGGAGATCAGAGCCGAGGGCAACAGCCGCTTCACGTACAGCGTCAACGAGGACGGCTGCACG TCGCACACTGGCTCTTGGGGCAAGACGGTCATCGACTACAAGACATCGAAAACATCCCGCCTGCCAATCATTGACATTGCTCCTATGGATGTTGGTGCCCCCGATCAGGAATTTGGCGTCGAAGTTGGCCCAGTTTGCttcttgtaa
- the sgca gene encoding alpha-sarcoglycan: MAGCRSWLFFLTAFGAALSAAHAEIKFTIPSGKFFTYELMRETFQSDFEPLSKLYAERSYDDPMVFKCNKQSFPDLPEWLRFTQRHPYDSGFLYGTPTSPGKSFIEIYAVNKRTYQTARQILVINVIAGGSPPYQAEFFIKLREIEKVLPPPVQDEIKHDLQKLWDTEALDIVNISNALDRGGRVPLPLAGHFEGVYVKVGSEQNFSRCLLRVRMAEHRAKCAAAPGAKVKVPGGCNFCSIPSNCISWCHTELFDLSQREPTPPAPTLGSGVLETGGEFDPPVSPESRDFFPDYLVTVIVPLIVALVLSLLLAYIMFGRREGVGKRDARTNQIQLYHHHTIQDNTDELRSMAGHRAVPPPLSTLPMFDSRTGARATPQPPSDSPRVPLILAQQEPYSDPLPR; this comes from the exons ATGGCAGGCTGCAGGAGCTGGTTGTTCTTTCTAACAG CTTTTGGCGCGGCCCTGAGTGCGGCGCACGCGGAGATTAAATTCACCATCCCGTCGGGGAAGTTCTTCACCTATGAGCTGATGAGGGAGACGTTCCAGAGCGACTTTGAGCCCTTGTCCAAACTCTACG CCGAGCGCTCGTACGACGACCCCATGGTGTTCAAGTGCAACAAGCAGAGCTTCCCCGACCTTCCCGAGTGGCTCCGCTTCACCCAGAGGCATCCCTACGATAGCGGCTTCCTGTACGGAACGCCGACGTCTCCCGGGAAGAGTTTCATCGAG ATTTACGCCGTCAACAAGCGAACCTATCAAACCGCCAGACAGATTCTGGTCATCAACGTGATTGCAG GCGGCAGCCCCCCCTACCAAGCAGAGTTTTTTATCAAGCTGAGGGAGATTGAGAAGGTGCTGCCCCCTCCTGTTCAGGATGAGATAAAACACGACCTGCAGAAGCTGTGGGACACCGAGGCCTTGGACATCGTCAACATCTCCAATGCGCTGGACCGCGGCGGCAGAGTGCCCCTCCCCCTGGCGGGACACTTTGAAGG CGTGTACGTGAAGGTGGGCTCCGAGCAGAACTTTTCCAGATGTCTCCTGAGGGTGCGGATGGCGGAGCATCGGGCCAAGTGTGCGGCGGCGCCAGGCGCCAAGGTCAAGGTCCCCGGGGGGTGCAACTTCTGCAGCATCCCCAGCAACTGCATCAGCTGGTGCCACACGGAGCTG TTTGACTTGAGTCAGCGGGAACCGACGCCACCTGCTCCCACTTTGGGGTCCGGCGTCTTGGAGACCGGAGGGGAGTTCGACCCCCCCGTGTCGCCCGAGAGCAGAGACTTTTTCCCGGACTACCTGGTGACGGTCATCGTGCCGCTGATTGTGGCGCTGGTCCTCAGTCTGCTGCTGGCCTACATCATGTTCGGGCGCAGAGAGGGCGT CGGAAAGAGGGACGCGAGAACCAACCA GATCCAGctctaccaccaccacaccatCCAGGACAACACGGACGAGCTGAGGAGCATGGCCGGCCACCGCGCCGTCCCCCCGCCCCTCTCCACGCTGCCCATGTTTGACAGCCGCACGGGGGCCAGGGCCACGCCGCAGCCGCCCTCCGACAGCCCCCGCGTCCCTCTCATCCTGGCCCAGCA GGAACCCTACAGCGACCCCCTGCCCCGGTGA
- the col1a1b gene encoding collagen, type I, alpha 1b isoform X1 has translation MFSFVDIRLALLLSAAVLLVRGQGEDDSTFGSCTLDGQSYNDKDVWKPEPCQICVCDSGTVMCDEVICEDSSDCADPIIPDGECCPICPDQGPQMPGEKGDDGPKGDRGPMGPPGNDGIPGQPGLPGPPGPPGPPGLGGNFSPQMSYVDHSKASGGPPMPGPMGPMGPRGPPGPPGSSGPQGFTGPPGEPGEPGASGPMGARGPAGPPGKNGDDGEAGKAGRPGERGAPGLQGTRGFPGTPGLPGIKGHRGFSGLDGAKGDAGPAGPKGEAGATGENGIPGAMGARGLPGERGRPGPAGPAGARGNDGNAGPAGPPGPTGPAGPPGFPGGAGVKGETGPQGGRGSDGPQGARGEPGNPGPQGAAGPAGAPGSDGQPGAKGATGPAGIAGAPGFPGARGPAGGQGAIGAPGPKGNNGDPGPSGPKGEPGTKGETGPAGVQGLPGPSGEEGKRGPRGEPGVGGPRGPPGERGAPGARGFPGADGAAGGKGAPGERGATGPMGPQGATGEAGAPGAPGAPGSKGMTGSPGSTGADGKAGPAGPSGQDGRPGPAGPAGARGQPGVMGFPGPKGVAGDNGKAGEKGPSGAVGPVGAPGKDGDVGAPGPSGPAGPAGEKGEIGSAGPPGFQGLPGPQGATGETGKPGEQGVAGEVGPHGPSGPRGDRGFPGERGAPGLAGPSGPRGAPGPSGNDGPKGEPGAAGANGAAGSPGMQGMPGERGASGLPGVKGERGDAGVKGADGAVGKDGIRGMTGAIGPPGPPGAQGEKGEPGPVGSVGPTGPRGSPGERGEAGPAGPAGFAGPPGADGQAGAKGETGDTGPKGDAGAPGPGGPVGAAGPQGPPGPAGAKGARGGAGPPGATGFPGPAGRVGPAGPSGAAGAPGPAGPVGKDGARGARGETGPAGRAGEPGAAGLAGPAGERGSPGSDGAPGAAGLPGPQGIGGQRGIVGLPGLRGERGFAGLPGPAGEPGKQGPGGPVGERGAPGPAGPPGLAGAPGEAGREGSQGHDGAPGRDGAAGPKGNRGEAGVAGPPGPPGAPGAPGAVGPSGKTGDRGEPGPAGPAGPSGASGARGPAGPAGAKGDRGEAGEAGERGHKGHRGFTGMSGLPGPSGVAGERGPAGASGPAGPRGPAGSNGSPGKDGMNGIPGPIGPPGPRGRNGEMGPAGPAGPPGPPGPPGAPGGGFDFISQPIQEKAPDPFRGGHYRADDPNVLRDRDMEVDSTLESLTSRIEKLRSPDGTQKSPARMCRDLRMCHPEWKSGTYWVDPNQGSSLDAIKVHCNMETGETCIYPSQSTIPMKNWYRSKNPREKKHVWFSESMTGGFQFQYGSDGADSEDVSIQMTFMRLMANQASQNITYHCKNSIAYMDSASGNLKKALLLQGSNDVEIRAEGNSRFTYSVNEDGCTSHTGSWGKTVIDYKTSKTSRLPIIDIAPMDVGAPDQEFGVEVGPVCFL, from the exons ATGTTCAGCTTTGTGGATATTCGGTTAGCGCTTTTGCTCAGCGCTGCTGTGCTTTTGGTGAGAGGTCAAGGCGAGGATGATA gcacaTTCGGCAGCTGCACACTAGACGGACAGTCGTACAACGACAAGGATGTATGGAAACCGGAGCCGTGCCAGATCTGCGTGTGTGACAGCGGCACGGTCATGTGCGACGAGGTCATCTGCGAGGACTCTTCCGACTGCGCCGACCCCATCATCCCAGACGGGGAGTGCTGCCCCATCTGCCCCGACCAAG GACCCCAGATGCCCGGCGAG AAGGGAGATGACGGTCCCAAGGGAGACAGG GGTCCCATGGGTCCTCCTGGCAACGATGGAATCCCTGGACAGCCTGGCCTTCCCGGACCACCCGGCCCCCCTGGGCCCCCTGGCCTTGGCGGA AACTTCTCTCCTCAAATGAGCTACGTGGACCATTCCAAGGCCAGCGGTGGCCCCCCCATGCCCGGCCCCATG GGCCCAATGGGTCCCCGTGGTCCTCCCGGACCCCCTGGCTCCTCT GGTCCTCAGGGTTTCACTGGCCCTCCCGGAGAGCCTGGTGAGCCCGGCGCTTCT GGTCCCATGGGTGCCCGTGGTCCCGCTGGCCCCCCTGGAAAGAACGGAGATGAT GGTGAGGCTGGCAAAGCTGGACGTCCTGGCGAGCGTGGAGCCCCTGGCCTGCAG GGTACCCGTGGATTCCCCGGAACCCCCGGACTTCCCGGCATCAAGGGACACAGA GGTTTCAGTGGTCTGGATGGAGCCAAGGGAGATGCTGGACCCGCTGGACCCAAG GGAGAGGCTGGTGCCACTGGTGAGAACGGAATCCCCGGAGCCATG GGTGCTCGTGGTCTTCCTGGTGAGAGAGGACGTCCCGGCCCTGCCGGCCCTGCT GGTGCTCGCGGTAACGATGGCAACGCTGGCCCTGCCGGACCCCCT GGACCTACTGGACCTGCCGGCCCCCCTGGATTCCCCGGTGGTGCTGGTGTGAAG GGAGAGACTGGTCCCCAAGGAGGCCGTGGATCCGATGGACCTCAGGGAGCCCGTGGTGAGCCTGGTAACCCTGGACCCCAGGGAGCTGCCGGACCTGCC GGTGCCCCAGGATCTGATGGCCAGCCTGGTGCCAAGGGTGCAACT GGTCCTGCTGGTATTGCTGGTGCTCCCGGTTTCCCTGGTGCTCGTGGTCCTGCTGGAGGTCAGGGTGCCATTGGTGCTCCTGGTCCCAAGGGTAACAAC GGTGACCCAGGTCCCTCTGGACCCAAAGGAGAGCCCGGTACCAAGGGAGAGACT GGCCCCGCTGGAGTTCAGGGACTTCCTGGCCCCTCTGGCGAGGAAGGCAAGAGAGGACCTCGCGGAGAGCCCGGTGTCGGTGGACCCCGTGGACCTCCTGGAGAGCGT GGTGCTCCTGGTGCTCGTGGTTTCCCTGGAGCTGATGGAGCCGCCGGTGGCAAG GGAGCCCCCGGTGAGCGCGGTGCCACCGGACCAATGGGACCTCAGGGAGCCACTGGTGAAGCTGGAGCTCCTGGTGCCCCCGGTGCCCCTGGATCCAAG GGTATGACTGGTAGCCCCGGAAGCACTGGCGCTGACGGCAAAGCCGGACCTGCT GGTCCTTCTGGACAAGATGGACGCCCCGGACCCGCTGGCCCCGCTGGAGCCAGAGGACAGCCCGGAGTCATGGGATTCCCCGGACCCAAGGGAGTCGCT GGTGACAACGGCAAGGCTGGCGAGAAAGGTCCCTCTGGCGCTGTGGGCCCCGTG GGTGCCCCCGGCAAAGATGGTGACGTCGGTGCTCCTGGACCTTCTGGCCCTGCT GGacctgctggagagaagggagaGATTGGTTCCGCCGGACCTCCCGGATTCCAG GGTCTTCCTGGACCCCAAGGTGCTACTGGTGAGACTGGCAAGCCTGGTGAGCAG GGTGTTGCTGGTGAGGTTGGACCTCATGGCCCATCCGGACCAAGA GGTGACAGAGGTTTCCCTGGTGAGCGTGGTGCTCCTGGCCTCGCTGGCCCAAGCGGACCCCGCGGGGCTCCTGGCCCCTCTGGTAACGATGGACCTAAG GGAGAGCCCGGTGCTGCCGGTGCCAACGGTGCTGCTGGAAGTCCCGGTATGCAGGGAATGCCCGGCGAGCGCGGAGCTTCAGGTCTTCCTGGCGTGAAGGGAGAACGA GGCGATGCCGGCGTCAAGGGAGCCGATGGTGCCGTCGGCAAAGACGGTATCCGTGGTATGACTGGTGCTATTGGACCCCCCGGACCCCCTGGTGCTCAGGGTGAGAAG GGTGAGCCCGGCCCCGTTGGATCTGTTGGACCCACCGGTCCCCGCGGTTCCCCT GGTGAGCGTGGAGAGGCTGGACCCGCCGGACCTGCTGGATTTGCCGGACCCCCT GGTGCTGATGGTCAGGCTGGTGCCAAGGGAGAGACTGGTGACACCGGACCCAAGGGAGACGCTGGAGCTCCTGGACCCGGCGGACCCGTCGGAGCTGCTGGACCTCAG GGACCTCCTGGTCCTGCTGGAGCCAAGGGCGCTCGTGGTGGTGCTGGACCTCCT GGTGCTACTGGTTTCCCTGGACCCGCTGGCAGAGTTGGACCCGCTGGCCCCTCT GGAGCTGCCGGAGCCCCCGGACCCGCAGGACCTGTTGGCAAAGATGGCGCAAGGGGAGCTCGTGGTGAGACTGGTCCCGCCGGTCGTGCCGGAGAGCCTGGTGCTGCTGGACTTGCCGGACCTGCTGGTGAGAGAGGATCCCCTGGTTCTGATGGAGCCCCT GGTGCCGCCGGTCTTCCCGGACCCCAAGGTATCGGTGGACAGCGTGGTATTGTGGGTCTCCCTGGACTGCGTGGAGAGCGTGGTTTCGCTGGTCTTCCCGGCCCTGCT GGTGAGCCTGGCAAGCAGGGACCCGGTGGACCCGTTGGAGAGCGTGGAGCCCCCGGACCTGCTGGACCTCCTGGACTGGCTGGTGCTCCCGGAGAGGCTGGTCGCGAG GGATCTCAGGGACACGATGGTGCACCCGGTCGCGACGGAGCCGCCGGCCCCAAG GGAAACCGTGGTGAGGCTGGTGTTGCCGGACCCCCTGGTCCTCCTGGTGCTCCCGGAGCCCCCGGCGCTGTTGGCCCCTCTGGCAAGACTGGCGATCGTGGAGAGCCT GGTCCCGCTGGTCCCGCTGGTCCTTCTGGTGCCTCTGGCGCTCGTGGTCCCGCC GGCCCCGCCGGAGCCAAGGGAGACCGAGGAGAGGCCGGTGAGGCCGGAGAGAGAGGACACAAGGGACACAGAGGATTCACCGGCATGAGTGGTCTGCCCGGACCTTCT ggAGTTGCTGGAGAGAGAGGACCCGCTGGAGCCTCTGGACCCGCCGGACCAAGA GGACCTGCTGGATCTAACGGTTCCCCTGGTAAGGATGGCATGAACGGTATTCCCGGACCCATTGGACCTCCTGGACCTCGTGGTCGCAATGGAGAGATGGGACCTGCT GGTCCTGCTGGACCTCCCGGACCTCCCGGACCCCCTGGTGCTCCCGGCGGTGGATTCGACTTCATCAGCCAGCCCATTCAGGAGAAGGCCCCCGATCCCTTCCGCGGCGGTCACTACCGCGCCGACGACCCCAACGTGCTGCGCGATCGCGACATGGAGGTGGACTCCACTCTGGAGTCTCTAACCAGCAGGATCGAGAAGCTCCGCAGCCCCGACGGCACCCAGAAGAGCCCCGCCCGCATGTGCCGTGACCTGAGGATGTGCCACCCCGAGTGGAAGAGCG GCACCTACTGGGTGGACCCCAACCAGGGCTCCTCTCTGGACGCCATCAAGGTCCACTGCAACATGGAGACCGGCGAGACCTGCATCTACCCCAGCCAGTCCACCATCCCCATGAAGAACTGGTACCGCAGCAAGAACCCCAGAGAGAAGAAGCACGTCTGGTTCAGCGAGTCCATGACCGGTGGATTCCAG TTCCAGTATGGCAGCGATGGAGCTGATTCCGAGGATGTCAGCATCCAGATGACCTTCATGCGCCTGATGGCCAACCAGGCCTCCCAGAACATCACGTACCACTGCAAGAACAGCATCGCCTACATGGACTCGGCCTCCGGGAACCTCAAGAAGGCCCTGCTCCTCCAGGGCTCCAACGACGTGGAGATCAGAGCCGAGGGCAACAGCCGCTTCACGTACAGCGTCAACGAGGACGGCTGCACG TCGCACACTGGCTCTTGGGGCAAGACGGTCATCGACTACAAGACATCGAAAACATCCCGCCTGCCAATCATTGACATTGCTCCTATGGATGTTGGTGCCCCCGATCAGGAATTTGGCGTCGAAGTTGGCCCAGTTTGCttcttgtaa